The Ruminococcus bovis genome includes a region encoding these proteins:
- a CDS encoding PD-(D/E)XK nuclease family protein, which produces MLNFIKGESGSGKTTYITNLLANMVKNGEKNILYIVPDQSSFDTQRTFLDLLGPKDSLNINVQGFTGLCDYIFSVNGSSGKIPLDDGGKSIIMSLAIDECQDNLPLFSHTKNKNELINLMLSAVSEYKTCNITSEKILETASEIEDETLKTKLKETCLIRDTFDALVSQSYVDPDDYITQGYNSLLENNIFKDYIIALDSFSGFTNVELEFLSKLMVDAKDFYITVNTDSTNNNELFFTTERTVNQLKKIARDNDVKIASPIVLAENHRFETSELIPILKNVYRIEKTSLDQGTNNILLYESKNKYTECDFVARNIRELIIDNDYTYQDIAVIYRQDNSYDGIIDSVFDKYNIPYFMDKEEDIFTKPLIKLVSSILETINNSYQRENVLNILKSGLMPFTSEEISLFENYILMWDIKGSNFKNDFIDNPQGLVSDFSDDDRKTLEIINKVRQGVINPLVDFQLKSKDTNATTITKNLYNLLLNYNIPESIVSMCETLEESGNLPLSEEQRRLWEILMNILDKMINLLSDKKLSLKEYTELLMLQFNNSTIAFIPKAMDEVVVSGVERVRMPQKKAVFVIGCNEGIFPQVPSANGVFTDSERKILLEKGMEVNDSVDELNYKEMYLAYYALTLPSHKLFVSYSTSNLQGELLTPSSLVREVKEIYPKVTTLSDYSLTADDMLWSKNSAFQFVANNIKSNSITEKTLENYFSQEENYKEKIATIKDTLQDNPIQIKDENIAEKLFGKDLFLSASQVETYHLCKFKYFCQYGLKAEERKKAEIDSLQYGTLTHYLLERFLREYKKTDFVSLSNKDIAKIISQYLNDYAVEELGGIDNKPARFKYLFYRIQDNAIKLLIHIIKELSQSEFVPTAFELNVGKDIPAYKLTLDDGSSLSVRGSVDRVDVMDKNGEKFVRVIDYKTGSKTFKIGDIMYGLNLQMLIYLSAIKANGKDYFGDNIVPCGVLYQPAKAKFVSSDDKNDSEKNLNEFDKNLRMNGIILNNDSVIIGMDSTEKAKYIPVKKSSRGGYTGADYLYDLSELGKIFKNIDDTLTEMAKTLHKGNIEYNPTKDFTSASDNYDACKYCPYLSICGYEDGKNCRNIAKLSRKEVMKMLQEEEEENA; this is translated from the coding sequence ATGCTAAATTTTATTAAAGGCGAAAGTGGTTCAGGCAAAACCACTTATATAACAAATCTTCTTGCCAATATGGTGAAAAACGGTGAAAAAAATATTCTTTACATTGTACCTGATCAAAGTTCCTTTGATACCCAGAGAACTTTCCTTGATTTATTAGGTCCAAAGGACTCTCTTAATATAAATGTACAAGGCTTTACAGGTCTGTGTGATTATATATTTTCAGTAAACGGTTCAAGTGGCAAAATCCCACTTGATGATGGTGGTAAGTCAATTATTATGTCATTGGCAATTGATGAATGTCAGGACAACTTGCCACTGTTTTCTCATACGAAAAATAAAAATGAACTTATTAATCTTATGCTTTCAGCAGTCAGTGAATACAAAACTTGCAATATTACAAGTGAAAAAATTCTTGAAACTGCAAGTGAAATTGAGGATGAAACCCTTAAAACAAAGCTGAAAGAAACTTGCCTAATTCGTGATACTTTTGACGCATTGGTAAGTCAAAGTTATGTTGATCCTGATGACTATATTACCCAAGGATATAATTCTTTATTAGAAAATAATATTTTCAAGGACTACATAATTGCCCTTGACTCTTTTAGTGGTTTTACAAATGTAGAACTTGAATTTCTATCAAAATTAATGGTAGATGCTAAAGACTTTTACATAACCGTAAATACCGATTCAACCAACAACAATGAACTTTTCTTTACAACTGAAAGAACAGTTAATCAGTTAAAAAAAATTGCCAGAGATAATGATGTGAAGATTGCCTCTCCAATAGTTTTAGCAGAAAATCATAGGTTTGAAACAAGTGAACTTATACCAATTTTAAAGAATGTTTATAGAATTGAAAAGACTTCACTTGACCAAGGAACTAATAATATTCTCCTGTATGAAAGCAAAAATAAATATACAGAATGTGATTTTGTAGCAAGAAATATCAGAGAATTAATTATTGATAACGACTATACATATCAGGATATTGCAGTTATTTACAGACAAGACAATTCCTATGATGGCATTATTGACAGTGTTTTTGATAAATATAATATTCCTTATTTTATGGATAAAGAGGAAGATATTTTCACAAAACCATTAATAAAATTAGTTTCCTCAATCCTAGAAACAATCAATAATTCTTATCAGAGAGAAAATGTACTAAATATCCTAAAGTCAGGATTAATGCCATTTACTTCAGAAGAAATTTCTTTATTCGAAAATTATATCCTAATGTGGGATATTAAAGGCAGTAATTTTAAGAATGACTTTATAGATAATCCACAAGGTTTAGTGTCTGACTTTAGTGATGATGACAGAAAGACTCTGGAAATTATCAACAAGGTAAGACAAGGTGTTATTAATCCATTAGTAGATTTTCAGTTAAAATCAAAGGATACTAATGCCACAACTATTACTAAGAATTTGTATAACCTACTTCTAAACTACAACATTCCTGAAAGTATAGTATCAATGTGCGAAACTTTAGAAGAAAGTGGCAACCTACCTTTGTCAGAAGAACAAAGAAGATTATGGGAAATTCTAATGAATATCCTTGATAAAATGATAAATCTACTTTCTGACAAAAAACTTTCTTTAAAAGAATATACAGAACTGCTGATGCTACAATTCAACAACAGTACAATTGCATTTATCCCAAAAGCAATGGATGAAGTTGTTGTTTCAGGTGTAGAGAGAGTTCGTATGCCACAGAAAAAGGCAGTTTTCGTAATAGGTTGTAACGAAGGTATTTTCCCACAAGTACCATCAGCTAACGGTGTTTTTACAGATAGTGAAAGAAAGATTTTGCTTGAAAAAGGTATGGAAGTCAATGACTCGGTAGATGAACTTAATTATAAAGAAATGTACCTTGCTTACTATGCATTAACCTTGCCATCACATAAATTATTTGTAAGTTATTCAACAAGTAACTTGCAAGGAGAACTCCTAACACCATCATCATTAGTAAGAGAAGTGAAAGAAATATATCCAAAGGTAACTACTTTAAGTGATTACTCTCTAACTGCCGATGATATGTTGTGGAGCAAGAATTCAGCTTTTCAGTTTGTAGCAAATAACATTAAGTCCAACAGTATTACAGAAAAAACTTTGGAAAATTATTTTTCTCAAGAAGAAAATTATAAAGAAAAAATTGCTACAATTAAAGACACTTTACAGGATAATCCTATCCAAATTAAAGATGAAAATATTGCAGAAAAATTATTCGGCAAAGATTTATTCCTTTCAGCCTCTCAAGTAGAGACTTATCATTTGTGTAAGTTTAAATATTTCTGTCAGTATGGACTAAAGGCAGAAGAAAGAAAAAAGGCAGAAATAGATTCTTTACAGTATGGTACTTTAACCCACTATTTACTGGAAAGATTTTTAAGAGAATATAAGAAAACCGACTTTGTATCTCTAAGCAATAAGGACATAGCAAAGATAATTTCTCAGTATCTAAACGACTATGCAGTGGAAGAATTAGGTGGAATAGACAACAAACCGGCAAGGTTTAAGTATCTTTTCTATAGAATTCAGGACAATGCAATTAAGCTACTGATTCATATTATAAAGGAACTTTCCCAAAGTGAATTTGTACCAACTGCATTTGAATTAAATGTAGGTAAGGATATACCTGCCTATAAGCTGACCCTTGATGATGGCTCTTCACTTTCTGTGAGAGGTTCAGTAGACAGAGTAGATGTAATGGATAAAAACGGTGAAAAGTTTGTAAGAGTAATTGACTACAAAACCGGTTCAAAAACCTTTAAAATCGGTGATATTATGTATGGTCTTAACTTGCAAATGCTTATTTATCTTTCTGCCATTAAGGCTAACGGTAAGGATTATTTTGGTGATAATATTGTGCCTTGTGGTGTACTTTATCAACCGGCAAAGGCTAAGTTTGTTTCTTCTGATGACAAAAATGATTCAGAAAAAAATCTTAATGAATTTGACAAAAACTTGCGTATGAACGGTATTATCCTAAATAATGACTCTGTAATTATCGGTATGGATAGTACAGAGAAAGCCAAGTATATACCGGTGAAAAAGTCCTCAAGAGGTGGATATACAGGTGCTGATTATCTTTATGACCTATCAGAACTTGGCAAGATTTTTAAGAACATTGATGACACCTTAACAGAAATGGCAAAGACACTTCATAAGGGTAATATTGAGTATAACCCAACCAAAGATTTTACTTCTGCAAGTGATAATTATGATGCTTGTAAATACTGTCCTTACCTTTCAATTTGTGGATATGAGGACGGCAAAAATTGCAGAAATATTGCAAAGCTATCCAGAAAAGAAGTAATGAAAATGCTACAAGAGGAGGAAGAAGAAAATGCCTAA
- the addA gene encoding helicase-exonuclease AddAB subunit AddA, protein MPNWTQNQQNAINSTKGSILVSASAGSGKTAVLVERVINRITDKKNPTPADRMLVVTYTKAAAAEMKERIIARLYDLIKANPYDSHLRYQQLKLQNAHISTIHSFCSQLVRENFYSLGVSKDFRIADDGELSVLKNDAIDDVFDTLYSKENNLSFLNIVEAFSDNKDDKALKQVVFKLYEFLRSHPFPHTWLEEKLSYYNSNIDISTSIWAEIIFKYSYQALAYGISLVESNLELSATDEKLQSALTTALTEDKMTITGIMSAIEDRNWDDAYKLVSECSFGRFPSVRGYKDNPTKIKISENRDKYKKIVSDLSKYFIYDEESCKADLDLLKPVVEEMFNTVLLFDHKFQELKKLKNILDYSDLEHYTLKLLVKEEDGKVVLTEMAHKIASQFDEVMVDEYQDANEVQDIIFKAVSNEEEDLFVVGDVKQSIYSFRQAMPKIFIDRKEKYPLYVAEKDNYPGRIVLEKNFRSRKEITDSVNFVFDSIMSKDCGDIEYNEEETLVCGATYNDTDETKVSLNLIDMDYEEETDKCIVEADFIAKEIFRIKARRSVYDKGELRPANDGDFAILLRSANKYAHIYVNRLKMWGIQATSTVSESFLQNREIVIITNLLRIIDNPLQDIPLLSVMASPLYGFTGDELALMRTEDRKKRIYNSLVTFAENGSEKAKRLLDDLDRFRTYAVTMPVHTLLDRIFEETFYTSIFDGVSETDVPYNNILLFKEYATNYESSGYKGLSAFVTYIDNLVKQESDLNASKTGEDSDLNAVKIMSIHGSKGLEFPFVFLANTTRKFVSDSNDNVLIHKDLGFSLKAKDYENSIRYNTLPKVATSIEIKNSEKAEELRVLYVALTRAREELHMICTDKNMANYINKMGAYISDTEKISPYAVSSANKISDWLIMCGLIQTDGSELRKIADINYFSKFKPCPKWDINYIKGVNSEEKVQEECETTTTQDTEVTDDYIDTIIKDRIEYKYKNDGINTIPTKVAVSDISHNISKERFKKVLARPDFMSEKSMTPTERGTAVHSALQYIDFKNARNNFDSEIERLISKGFITKRQGEVLDRNKLLNLVNSPLTDRIVNSEKVYREFKFYTKILAKDALENVPDNFSDQKIILQGAVDLAFVEDNSLVIVDYKTDRIKDVSELKELYSQQLLLYKNAMEQCTPYKVSKCIIYSITLGDFVEV, encoded by the coding sequence ATGCCTAATTGGACACAAAATCAGCAAAATGCCATAAATTCAACTAAAGGTTCTATTCTTGTTTCTGCCTCAGCAGGTTCAGGTAAAACAGCAGTACTTGTTGAAAGAGTAATCAACAGAATTACCGACAAGAAGAACCCAACACCGGCAGACAGAATGTTGGTAGTTACCTATACAAAAGCAGCAGCTGCCGAAATGAAAGAAAGAATTATTGCAAGACTTTATGATTTAATTAAAGCAAATCCATATGACTCTCATTTGCGTTATCAGCAACTAAAGCTACAAAATGCCCATATCTCAACAATCCATTCATTTTGTAGTCAGTTAGTAAGGGAAAATTTCTATAGTCTAGGTGTTAGCAAAGACTTTAGAATTGCTGATGATGGGGAACTTTCTGTACTGAAGAATGACGCTATTGATGATGTTTTTGATACTCTTTATTCTAAAGAAAATAATTTATCATTCCTAAATATTGTAGAGGCTTTTTCCGACAACAAGGACGATAAAGCACTAAAGCAAGTTGTGTTTAAACTATATGAATTTTTGCGTTCACATCCTTTTCCTCATACATGGCTTGAAGAAAAACTTTCTTACTACAATAGCAATATTGATATTTCCACTTCCATATGGGCAGAAATTATTTTTAAGTATTCTTATCAAGCACTTGCTTATGGAATTTCTTTAGTTGAAAGTAACCTTGAACTTTCTGCAACTGATGAAAAGCTACAGTCAGCTTTAACAACTGCACTTACAGAAGATAAAATGACTATAACCGGTATTATGTCAGCTATTGAGGACAGAAACTGGGATGATGCTTATAAATTAGTTTCTGAATGTTCTTTTGGCAGATTTCCAAGTGTTAGAGGTTACAAGGATAACCCAACAAAAATAAAAATCAGTGAAAATCGTGATAAATACAAGAAAATAGTTTCTGATTTGTCAAAGTATTTTATCTATGATGAAGAAAGTTGTAAGGCTGATTTAGATTTACTGAAACCTGTAGTAGAAGAAATGTTCAATACAGTTCTTTTGTTTGACCATAAATTCCAAGAGCTTAAGAAACTAAAGAATATTCTTGATTATAGTGACCTTGAACATTATACTCTTAAACTGCTTGTGAAAGAGGAAGATGGTAAGGTAGTTCTAACAGAAATGGCACATAAAATTGCTTCTCAGTTTGATGAAGTAATGGTTGATGAATACCAAGATGCAAATGAAGTTCAGGATATTATTTTTAAAGCAGTATCAAATGAGGAAGAGGACTTGTTTGTTGTAGGTGATGTGAAGCAAAGCATCTATTCCTTTAGACAAGCTATGCCTAAAATCTTTATTGACAGAAAAGAGAAATATCCTCTTTATGTAGCAGAAAAGGACAACTACCCGGGAAGAATAGTTCTTGAAAAGAATTTTAGATCCAGAAAAGAAATCACAGATTCAGTTAACTTTGTTTTTGACTCAATAATGTCTAAGGATTGTGGTGACATTGAATATAATGAGGAAGAAACTTTAGTTTGTGGTGCAACTTATAACGATACTGATGAAACCAAAGTTTCTCTAAATCTAATTGATATGGACTATGAAGAAGAAACCGATAAGTGTATTGTAGAGGCTGACTTTATAGCAAAAGAAATTTTCCGTATTAAAGCCCGGAGAAGTGTTTATGATAAAGGAGAGTTAAGACCTGCTAATGACGGCGACTTTGCAATCCTACTTAGAAGTGCAAATAAGTATGCCCATATTTATGTTAATAGATTGAAAATGTGGGGTATTCAAGCCACTTCAACAGTTAGCGAAAGTTTTCTACAAAATCGTGAAATTGTTATTATCACCAATCTACTAAGAATTATTGATAACCCATTACAAGATATTCCTTTGCTTTCTGTTATGGCAAGTCCTCTTTATGGCTTTACAGGTGATGAACTTGCTTTAATGCGTACAGAAGATAGGAAGAAAAGAATTTATAATTCACTAGTAACCTTTGCAGAAAATGGCAGTGAAAAGGCAAAAAGATTGCTTGATGACTTAGACAGATTTCGTACATATGCAGTAACAATGCCTGTTCATACTTTACTTGACAGAATTTTTGAAGAAACCTTCTATACTTCAATTTTTGATGGTGTGTCAGAAACAGATGTGCCATACAACAATATTCTTCTGTTTAAAGAATATGCAACAAATTATGAGTCAAGTGGCTACAAAGGACTATCAGCATTTGTAACTTATATTGATAACCTTGTTAAGCAAGAAAGTGATTTAAATGCCAGTAAAACAGGTGAAGACAGTGACCTAAATGCAGTAAAAATTATGAGTATTCACGGTAGTAAAGGTCTTGAATTTCCATTTGTATTCTTAGCCAATACTACAAGAAAGTTTGTCAGCGACTCTAACGACAATGTGCTTATTCATAAGGATTTAGGTTTCTCACTAAAAGCTAAAGATTATGAAAATTCAATCCGATACAACACCTTGCCAAAGGTTGCAACTTCTATTGAAATTAAGAACAGTGAAAAGGCTGAGGAATTAAGAGTCCTTTATGTTGCCCTAACAAGAGCAAGAGAAGAACTTCATATGATATGTACCGATAAGAATATGGCAAATTATATTAACAAGATGGGTGCATATATTTCAGATACTGAGAAGATTTCACCTTATGCAGTGTCTTCAGCTAACAAAATTTCTGATTGGTTAATTATGTGTGGTCTTATCCAAACAGATGGCAGTGAACTTAGGAAAATTGCAGATATTAATTATTTCTCTAAATTCAAACCTTGCCCTAAGTGGGATATAAATTATATTAAAGGTGTGAATAGTGAGGAAAAAGTTCAGGAAGAATGTGAAACTACCACTACCCAAGATACAGAAGTAACTGATGATTATATTGATACTATTATCAAAGACAGAATTGAGTATAAGTACAAGAATGATGGTATCAATACTATCCCAACAAAAGTTGCAGTATCTGATATTAGCCACAATATTTCTAAGGAAAGGTTTAAGAAAGTTCTTGCACGACCTGATTTTATGTCCGAAAAGTCAATGACACCAACTGAAAGAGGTACAGCAGTACATTCAGCATTGCAGTATATTGACTTTAAAAATGCAAGAAATAACTTTGACAGTGAAATAGAAAGATTAATTTCTAAAGGCTTTATCACTAAAAGACAAGGTGAAGTACTTGACCGTAATAAACTACTAAACCTTGTAAATTCACCTTTAACAGATAGAATTGTAAATTCCGAAAAGGTATATCGTGAGTTTAAGTTCTATACAAAAATCTTAGCAAAAGATGCATTAGAAAATGTACCGGATAATTTCTCTGACCAAAAAATTATCCTACAAGGTGCAGTTGACTTAGCATTTGTAGAGGATAATTCACTAGTAATTGTTGACTACAAAACCGATAGAATTAAGGATGTCTCAGAACTAAAGGAACTGTATTCTCAGCAACTTTTACTTTACAAAAATGCTATGGAACAGTGTACTCCATACAAAGTTTCTAAATGCATAATCTATTCAATCACCTTAGGTGATTTTGTAGAAGTGTAA
- a CDS encoding oxidoreductase, producing the protein MRKVALVTGASSGIGKMIARDLQSIGFKVYAGARRTEKMNDLKEIGITPISLDLTEDNSIVSCVNTILSKESTIDVLVNNAGYGSYGAIEDVPISEGKRQFEVNLFGMARLIQLVTPSMRKNHYGKIINISSMGGKIWTKFGGWYHATKYAVEGLSDCLRMELKPFGIDVVVVEPGGIKTDWGIIAANNLKKTSAKGAYAEMANKASVGMIKNYSGNMLSKPELIAKTVRKAVTKRKPRTRYLVGFGAKPMVWTHKIFGDRMFDWVIKHFS; encoded by the coding sequence ATGAGAAAAGTAGCTTTAGTAACAGGAGCATCAAGTGGCATAGGCAAAATGATTGCAAGAGATTTGCAAAGTATCGGATTTAAAGTTTATGCCGGTGCAAGAAGAACTGAAAAAATGAATGATTTAAAAGAAATTGGCATCACACCCATTTCACTTGATTTAACAGAAGACAATTCAATTGTCAGTTGTGTTAATACAATACTTTCTAAAGAAAGTACAATTGATGTACTTGTTAATAATGCAGGTTATGGTTCTTATGGTGCTATTGAAGATGTACCTATTAGTGAGGGTAAAAGACAGTTTGAAGTAAATCTATTTGGTATGGCAAGACTTATTCAACTTGTTACACCATCAATGAGAAAAAATCATTACGGCAAAATTATTAATATTTCCTCAATGGGTGGTAAGATATGGACAAAATTCGGTGGTTGGTATCATGCAACTAAATATGCAGTTGAGGGTTTATCTGATTGCCTTAGAATGGAACTAAAGCCTTTTGGTATTGATGTAGTTGTTGTTGAGCCGGGTGGAATCAAGACTGATTGGGGCATTATAGCAGCCAATAATTTAAAGAAAACTTCAGCCAAAGGTGCATATGCAGAAATGGCTAATAAAGCTTCCGTTGGTATGATTAAAAATTATTCCGGTAATATGCTTTCAAAACCTGAATTGATTGCAAAAACAGTTCGTAAAGCAGTAACAAAACGCAAACCAAGAACAAGATACCTTGTTGGTTTTGGTGCAAAACCAATGGTATGGACACATAAAATTTTTGGTGACAGAATGTTTGATTGGGTTATTAAACATTTTAGTTAA
- a CDS encoding helix-turn-helix transcriptional regulator, with product MKHFLIDKNYGTYLTNMGMSVDEVLRKAILPQDLFSRQSPSLTAEEYFRFMNAIDVLSENPKTPIILASAEGIETFSPPIFASYCSKNSLACVKRLAQYKPLIGALIYNVEENENEVTVEILSSDKELKLPEILIGIEFVFITHLIRKATKENIIPIKVTTTEKFHNNSYEEFIGTPIVITDRNTITFSKEDAPKPFISYNESMWEFFEPELRRRLSMMETDDTYSAKVRSALMELLPTGECTIDDVARKLGYSKRTLQRNLQKEETSFQKQLNHTRELLAKTYLANTDMTTEDIAFLLGYQEITSFIRAFTVWTGKTVSEYRLENKV from the coding sequence GTGAAACATTTTTTAATTGATAAGAACTATGGCACATATCTTACAAATATGGGAATGTCTGTTGATGAAGTCTTAAGAAAAGCTATACTGCCTCAAGACTTGTTTTCCAGACAATCACCAAGTTTAACAGCAGAAGAGTATTTCCGTTTTATGAATGCCATAGATGTTCTTTCTGAAAATCCTAAAACACCAATTATTTTGGCATCAGCAGAGGGAATAGAAACCTTTTCACCACCTATTTTTGCTTCCTATTGTAGCAAGAATTCCTTAGCTTGTGTTAAACGATTAGCTCAGTATAAACCGTTAATCGGTGCTTTGATATATAATGTTGAAGAAAATGAGAATGAAGTAACAGTAGAAATTTTATCTTCTGATAAAGAATTAAAATTACCTGAAATATTAATCGGTATAGAGTTTGTATTTATCACTCACCTAATTCGTAAAGCAACTAAAGAAAATATAATTCCTATCAAAGTAACAACAACTGAGAAATTCCATAATAATTCTTATGAAGAATTTATCGGTACTCCTATTGTCATTACAGACAGAAACACTATTACTTTTTCTAAGGAAGATGCACCAAAACCTTTTATCAGTTATAACGAGTCTATGTGGGAATTTTTTGAACCGGAATTAAGACGCAGACTTTCAATGATGGAAACTGATGATACTTATTCTGCCAAAGTTCGTAGTGCATTAATGGAGTTACTTCCAACAGGTGAATGTACTATTGATGATGTAGCTAGGAAACTAGGTTACAGTAAGCGTACATTGCAACGAAATCTCCAAAAAGAAGAAACATCATTCCAAAAGCAACTTAACCATACAAGGGAATTACTTGCCAAAACTTACTTGGCTAATACTGATATGACAACAGAAGATATTGCATTTTTACTTGGTTATCAAGAAATCACTTCATTTATTAGAGCCTTTACAGTATGGACAGGTAAAACCGTCAGTGAATATAGGTTAGAGAATAAAGTATAA
- a CDS encoding flavodoxin family protein encodes MSKILILVGSVRKNGNTELLANAFKQGAEKHNSVEIISVADYKINPCVGCEYCQNSDGNVCAQNDDMKIIYEKLKECDTLVIASPVYFYGISAQLKALIDRLHTPMRNTFSVKNMALLLVAGASLPQVFDSILVQYSLVLSYFKLNDLGKVLVTDVRQKGAIKENKSLLDAYNLGMSIK; translated from the coding sequence ATGAGTAAAATTCTTATTTTAGTAGGTAGCGTCAGGAAAAACGGCAATACAGAACTTTTAGCAAATGCCTTTAAACAAGGTGCAGAAAAGCACAATTCTGTGGAAATTATTTCAGTAGCAGACTACAAAATTAATCCTTGTGTAGGTTGTGAATATTGCCAAAACAGTGATGGTAATGTTTGTGCACAAAATGATGATATGAAAATTATCTACGAAAAATTGAAAGAATGTGACACATTAGTAATTGCTTCTCCTGTGTATTTTTACGGAATTTCTGCACAACTGAAAGCACTTATTGACAGACTACATACTCCAATGAGAAATACTTTTTCTGTTAAGAATATGGCTTTGCTTTTAGTTGCCGGTGCATCACTTCCACAAGTTTTTGACTCAATCCTAGTTCAGTATAGCCTTGTGCTTAGTTACTTTAAACTTAATGACTTAGGCAAAGTCCTAGTAACAGATGTTAGACAGAAAGGTGCAATCAAAGAAAATAAATCCCTACTTGATGCATATAACTTAGGAATGTCAATAAAGTGA
- a CDS encoding NAD(P)/FAD-dependent oxidoreductase produces MIRINNLRLSPNYKEDELIKKIVKELNCKKDEIVSYELFKLSIDARKKSDVHFLATVDVKVKNENSTLKRTKSKKVSESKIYKYEQPICKNNSSNTVVVGAGPAGLFASLILARSGAKVTLIERGMDIDTRTSDVDTFWNGGKLNTNSNVQFGEGGAGAFSDGKLTTGTKDKRVRKLFEEFVSHGAPKDIMYNAKPHIGTDKLKPTIKNIREEIKSLGGTVLFGTCLNRINLKDNKVKSIIATSDGQEKEIFCDNIILAIGHSARDTFRMIKDMNLSIEAKPFAVGARIEHLQEKIDIAQYGEFAKCKKLTPSVYKLNSHLENGRGVYTFCMCPGGLVVPAQSTEETVVTNGMSYYARDEVNSNSALLVGVNPNDFGDDVLSGMYFQEEIERKAFLVGGSDYKAPVQKVGDFLNNKVSDSFGEVLPSYKIGTKFCKMYDVLPEFITNSMRSGIIQMDKRLKGFADNDALLTGVESRSSSPIRILRDRESLESVSVEGLYPCGEGAGYAGGIVSAGVDGIKCAEKIIEKLNR; encoded by the coding sequence ATGATAAGAATAAATAATTTACGACTATCTCCTAATTACAAGGAAGATGAACTAATTAAGAAAATAGTTAAGGAACTTAACTGCAAAAAAGATGAAATAGTTAGCTATGAACTTTTCAAGTTATCTATTGATGCCAGAAAGAAAAGTGATGTTCACTTCTTGGCTACTGTTGATGTTAAGGTTAAGAATGAAAATTCCACACTAAAGAGAACAAAAAGCAAAAAGGTTTCTGAAAGTAAAATCTACAAATATGAGCAACCTATTTGTAAAAATAACAGTAGCAACACAGTTGTTGTTGGAGCAGGACCTGCCGGATTATTTGCAAGTTTAATACTTGCAAGGTCAGGTGCTAAAGTAACTCTCATTGAAAGAGGTATGGACATTGACACTAGGACAAGTGATGTTGATACATTTTGGAATGGTGGCAAGTTAAACACTAATTCTAATGTTCAATTTGGTGAAGGTGGTGCAGGTGCTTTTTCTGACGGTAAGTTAACTACCGGTACTAAGGACAAGAGAGTTAGAAAGTTATTTGAAGAATTTGTCAGTCATGGTGCACCTAAAGACATTATGTACAATGCTAAACCTCACATTGGTACTGACAAGTTAAAGCCTACTATTAAAAACATTAGAGAAGAAATTAAGTCACTTGGTGGCACTGTTTTATTTGGCACTTGCTTAAATAGAATTAATCTTAAAGACAACAAAGTTAAGTCAATTATTGCTACAAGTGATGGTCAAGAAAAAGAGATTTTTTGTGACAATATTATTCTTGCAATCGGTCATTCGGCTAGAGATACCTTTAGGATGATTAAGGATATGAACCTTTCTATTGAGGCAAAACCCTTTGCAGTAGGTGCAAGAATTGAACATTTACAAGAAAAAATTGACATTGCACAATATGGTGAATTTGCAAAATGCAAAAAACTGACACCATCAGTATATAAGCTAAACAGTCACCTTGAAAACGGCAGAGGTGTTTATACATTTTGTATGTGTCCCGGTGGTTTGGTTGTACCGGCTCAAAGTACAGAAGAAACTGTTGTTACTAACGGTATGAGTTATTATGCAAGAGATGAAGTGAATTCTAACTCTGCCCTACTTGTTGGGGTCAATCCTAATGACTTTGGTGATGATGTACTGTCAGGAATGTACTTTCAAGAAGAAATTGAGAGAAAGGCATTTTTAGTTGGTGGCAGTGATTACAAAGCACCTGTACAAAAGGTTGGGGACTTTCTCAACAATAAAGTTAGTGACAGCTTTGGTGAGGTGTTGCCATCATATAAAATCGGTACAAAGTTCTGTAAAATGTATGATGTGTTACCGGAATTTATCACTAATTCTATGAGAAGTGGTATTATACAAATGGATAAAAGGCTTAAAGGCTTTGCTGACAATGATGCATTACTAACCGGTGTTGAGTCAAGAAGTTCATCACCTATTAGAATTCTTCGTGACAGAGAAAGCCTTGAAAGTGTTAGCGTAGAGGGGCTTTATCCTTGTGGTGAAGGTGCAGGTTATGCAGGTGGTATTGTTTCTGCCGGTGTTGACGGTATTAAATGTGCAGAAAAAATCATTGAAAAATTGAATAGGTGA